A part of Corynebacterium mustelae genomic DNA contains:
- a CDS encoding PaaI family thioesterase, giving the protein MNFKEQWENFYSRVDDVAITLKLYPISGDKEHVKVGMPLHKAITQPAGMFSAPSLFGLADITGTWLAMQQVEPGTFPLAVSSSVNVVSNKKSGDAVATAHIVRAGRTIIVTDTTVVSSEDDSVLAKVVTTYTVPPRKN; this is encoded by the coding sequence ATGAATTTTAAGGAACAATGGGAGAATTTTTATTCCCGAGTCGATGATGTCGCCATCACGTTAAAGCTATACCCAATCTCAGGTGACAAAGAACACGTCAAGGTAGGCATGCCATTGCATAAGGCAATCACTCAACCTGCTGGGATGTTCTCAGCCCCATCCCTTTTCGGCCTTGCCGACATCACCGGCACATGGCTGGCAATGCAACAAGTAGAACCTGGTACTTTCCCCTTGGCGGTAAGTTCCTCGGTTAACGTTGTTTCCAATAAGAAATCTGGCGACGCAGTTGCCACCGCGCATATCGTTCGCGCCGGAAGAACAATCATTGTTACTGATACGACCGTTGTATCCTCAGAAGATGATTCGGTTCTAGCAAAAGTGGTAACTACTTACACCGTCCCGCCTCGCAAGAACTAG